The nucleotide window GCCGGCTGGGCGTCGGATGTCACGCGTCGGCTTCGGCCGGTGGTTCGGCGGCGAAGTTCGCGTAGACCGCGGGGCGGGCGCGGCGCAGCCACCATGCGAGGACGAGGCCGATGGCGAGGACGGCCGGGACGATGGCCGCGAGGAGGGTGTTGACCGCCGTGGAGGCGCCGGTGAACTGGTCGAGGTGGGAGACCACCAGCCAGATGGCGCCGGTGAGGAGCACCGCCGCGGCGACGGGGGCGACGACCGTGCGCAGGGCGCCCTCGCCGTGGATGATGCGCCGGAAGTAGAAGGGGACGGCGAGCGCGGCGAGCAGTTGCAGCAGCATCAGGGCCAGCATGCCGGGGGTGTTCACCCACAGCAGCAGTTGCATGTACGGGTCGGCGCCGGCCGCGGCGAAGGCGACGACGACGATCGCGCCCAGGACGGTCTGGGCGAGGCCCGCCACGTACGGGGAGCGGTGGCGCGGGTGGATGCGGGCCACGGCCTTGGGGAGGATTCCCTCCTCGGCGAGGGCGAGGCCGTAGCGGTTGATGGCGTTGTGGAAGGCGAGGAGGGAGGCGAGAACGCTGGTGACGATGAGGACGCGCATCAGGTCGGCCGCCCAGGGGCCGACGAACGTCGTGATGGCGGAGAAGAACAGGCCCGCCGGGTCGGCGCCGGCCGCGGCGATGACCTGGGCGTCGCCGAAGGCCTGGATCGCGATCCACACGATGAACGCGTAGAACAGGCCGAGGAAGCCGATGGCGAGGTAGGTGGCGCGTGGCACCGTGCGGGACGGGTCGCGGGCCTCGCGGCGGTAGATGACGGTCGACTCGAAGCCGGTGAACGCGGCGAACGCGAAGGCCAGGACGGCCACCATGCCCGGCACGAACACGTTGCCCGGCGAGAAGGCGGCGAGGGAGAGTCCGTGGGCGCCGCCCTTGATCAGCACTCCCCCGGCGAGCAGGACGAGGATGCCGGTCTCGGCGACGAGCAGGACGCCGAGGACCTTGGCGCCGAAATCGATGGAGCGGTAGCCGCCGTAGCCGATGACCAGCAGGCCCACCAGGGAGACGGGCAGCCAGGGGATGTTCGCGCCGAACAGGGAGTGGACGGTGTCCCGGGTGGCGGTGCCGAGGAGGCCGTAGACGCCGATCTCCATGCCGTTGTAGCCGATCAGCGCGAGGAGCGCGGCGCCGATGCCGACCCGGCGGCCGAGGCCCCGGGTGATGTAGGCGTAGAAGGCGCCGGCGCTGCGGACGTGGCGGCTCATGGTGGTGAAGCCGACGGCGAAGACGGCGAGGGTGAGCCCGGCGAGGAGATAGCCGACGGGGGCGCCTATGCCGCCCATCAGGATCGCGAGCGGGGCGACGCCGGCCATCACGGTGAGCGGGGCCGCGGCGGAGACGACGAAGAAGGCGATGTCGGTGGTGCCGAGGGAACCTGAGCGGAGGGAGGTGGCGGCGGCCGTGGTGGTCTCGGCCGGGCCCGCGCTGGGCGCGGAGGGGGTGACAGTCATGAGGGAAAGCCCTTCTGGCTGCTTGCGGGGACGAGGGTACCGGGGCGTGCGGGGGTGACCTGAGCCCGTAAACCTAAAGGCTTTCGGTTTTCGCAATGTAGCCTTCACCCGGGACTGCTGGGAAGACCCCGACTCGGACTGCCGGGAAGAACCTGAAGGGGACGGACACCATGGGACGGCCGCGCACGCCTCTGCTCGACCGGGAGCGCATCACCACGACCGCGCTGGAACTCGTCGACGCGCAGGGCGAGTTCAGCGTTCCGCAGATCGCGCGGCGGCTCGGGGTGCAGACCGGTTCGGTGTATCACCACGTGGACGGCCGGGACGGCATCGTCGAGCTGCTGCGGGAGCGGGTCACGGAGGGCATCGACGTGACCGCCCTGGATCTGCGCCCCTGGGACACGGCCCTGGCGACCTGGGCGCGCTCCTACCGCGCCGCGTTCGCGGCCCATCCGCGGACGATTCCGCTGCTGATGACGTCTCCGGT belongs to Streptomyces graminofaciens and includes:
- a CDS encoding APC family permease yields the protein MTVTPSAPSAGPAETTTAAATSLRSGSLGTTDIAFFVVSAAAPLTVMAGVAPLAILMGGIGAPVGYLLAGLTLAVFAVGFTTMSRHVRSAGAFYAYITRGLGRRVGIGAALLALIGYNGMEIGVYGLLGTATRDTVHSLFGANIPWLPVSLVGLLVIGYGGYRSIDFGAKVLGVLLVAETGILVLLAGGVLIKGGAHGLSLAAFSPGNVFVPGMVAVLAFAFAAFTGFESTVIYRREARDPSRTVPRATYLAIGFLGLFYAFIVWIAIQAFGDAQVIAAAGADPAGLFFSAITTFVGPWAADLMRVLIVTSVLASLLAFHNAINRYGLALAEEGILPKAVARIHPRHRSPYVAGLAQTVLGAIVVVAFAAAGADPYMQLLLWVNTPGMLALMLLQLLAALAVPFYFRRIIHGEGALRTVVAPVAAAVLLTGAIWLVVSHLDQFTGASTAVNTLLAAIVPAVLAIGLVLAWWLRRARPAVYANFAAEPPAEADA
- a CDS encoding TetR/AcrR family transcriptional regulator; the protein is MGRPRTPLLDRERITTTALELVDAQGEFSVPQIARRLGVQTGSVYHHVDGRDGIVELLRERVTEGIDVTALDLRPWDTALATWARSYRAAFAAHPRTIPLLMTSPVRASHVLEQYERAVTLLLDAGFPLPDVMPTLVALENLVLGSALDLTAPVAMWEIEDASATPHLAEALDAAGDERADSAFDLALEGFLAHARRRLEAYAQV